A stretch of the Pelmatolapia mariae isolate MD_Pm_ZW linkage group LG23, Pm_UMD_F_2, whole genome shotgun sequence genome encodes the following:
- the aamp gene encoding angio-associated migratory cell protein: protein MENSEESAIELHGDEEIIEVIDLNDTEPGPDDLADDLEDVDFDDAGNAGDDNDGWETEDEMEAEAEQDDSDLTFSKHTGSVFCVSLDPATNNLAVSGGEDDKAYVWRVSDGEVLLECTGHKDSVTCAMFSHDSSLVASGDMSGLIKVWKVETKEEIWSFEVGDLEWLEWHPCAPVLLAGTNDGNVWMWKIPAGDCKTFQSPACQATSGKILPDGKRAVVGYEDGTVRVWDLKQGNAIHVIKGQDGHQGALTCLACNKDGSLMLTGSVDGCAKLINITTGKVVGTFSVEGGKGKGSKDEEESNSVESVGFCNILPLIAVAYLDGTLAIYDLSTQALRHRCRHEAGIVHLQWEESSSVVSTCSLDGALRLWDARSGNMVAEYKGHTAEILDFTMNREATLAVTASGDNQVKVFCLQRPDR, encoded by the exons ATGGAGAACTCCGAGGAAAGTGCCATTGAGCTCCACGGAGATGAGGAAATTATTGAAGTCATCGACCTGAACGACACGGAGCCTGGCCCAG ATGATTTGGCTGATGACTTGGAGGACGTCGACTTCGATGACGCTGGAAACGCAGGTGATGACAATGACGGCTGGGAGACTGAGGACGAGATGGAGGCTGAAGCAGAGCAGGACGACAGCGATCTCACCTTCTCCAAACACACCG gctcGGTGTTCTGTGTGAGTTTGGACCCAGCGACCAACAACTTGGCTGTGAGCGGAGGGGAGGATGATAAGGCCTATGTTTGGAGGGTGAGCGATGGGGAAGTTCTGCTGGAGTGCACAG GTCACAAGGACTCAGTGACTTGTGCCATGTTCAGCCATGACTCCTCCCTGGTGGCATCCGGAGACATGAGCGGCTTGATTAAAGTCTGGAAAGTAGAAACTAAAGAGGAGATCTGGTCCTTTGAAGTGGGAGATCTGGag TGGTTGGAGTGGCATCCCTGTGCTCCGGTGCTGCTAGCGGGAACGAATGATGGCAACGTGTGGATGTGGAAGATCCCCGCAGGAGACTGTAAAACCTTCCAGAGTCCGGCCTGTCAGGCCACCAGCGGCAAAATCCTCCCCGATG GTAAACGGGCTGTGGTGGGTTATGAGGATGGAACAGTACGCGTGTGGGACTTGAAGCAGGGAAATGCTATCCACGTCATTAAAG GTCAGGATGGACACCAGGGGGCGCTAACCTGCCTGGCTTGCAATAAGGACGGCTCTCTGATGCTGACAGGTTCAGTGGACGGCTGTGCAAAGCTCATCAACATCACCACGGGAAAG GTGGTCGGCACGTTCTCTGTGGAAGGAGGCAAAGGAAAAGGCTCAAAAGATGAAGAAGAATCGAACTCTGTGGAATCTGTGGGATTCTGCAACAT CCTGCCGCTCATCGCTGTCGCGTACTTGGATGGGACTCTGGCCATATATGATCTCTCGACGCAAGCCCTGAGGCACAGATGCCGACACGAG GCTGGCATCGTTCACCTGCAGTGGGAAGAgtcttcttctgtggtgtcCACCTGCAGTTTAGACGGCGCGCTGCGTTTATGGGACGCTCGTTCAGGCAACATGGTGGCTGAGTACAAGGGCCACACCGCAGAGATCCTGGACTTCACCATGAACAG GGAAGCCACTCTTGCCGTAACTGCTTCAGGAGACAACCAGGTGAAAGTCTTCTGCCTCCAAAGACCCGATCGATAA
- the LOC134621178 gene encoding G-protein coupled bile acid receptor 1-like yields MDFDDSYVLLSEEQLIYIITIPLSTSIILANLIIILGISWNRQLHNTPNYFFLSLLVADLCTGVALPFIPLMGLNRHLSFSSCLVAHVFPNFLFLAFLFNLVMVHYERYICIIDPLHYSNLWMHRSFPLTLLVVWTPALLYASLPAFGWNNWTGCCSYRRVFPNAFIFLEVYGLVLPAILAIAAMTGHVLWITRGQLKDICRLHRSVERGSQASDQEQKLNLRYTRCVVAVSLTFLACWVPYLIYMHVSIALVVSDSKRSSTTHIVLSCTGIGSMAVVPIVLGLANRQYTEPALKLLQKLRDRWRPRTQASEEATV; encoded by the exons ATGGACTTTGACGACTCCTATGTTCTGCTCTCTGAAGAGCAACTCATCTACATCATCACCATTCCCCTGTCGACCTCCATCATTCTAGCCAACCTCATCATCATCTTGGGCATCTCCTGGAACCGCCAACTCCACAACACGCCCAACTACTTCTTCCTCAGCCTGTTAGTAGCCGACTTGTGTACGGGCGTGGCGCTGCCGTTCATCCCGCTGATGGGTCTAAACAGGCATTTAAGTTTTAGCTCCTGTCTGGTGGCTCACGTGTTCCCAAATTTCCTCTTCTTGGCGTTCCTCTTCAACCTGGTAATGGTTCACTATGAGCGCTACATATGCATTATTGACCCCCTGCATTACAGTAACCTGTGGATGCATCGCAGTTTTCCCTTAACGCTGCTTGTGGTGTGGACTCCGGCACTTTTGTATGCATCTCTACCTGCCTTTGGCTGGAATAACTGGACAGG CTGTTGCTCGTACAGGAGGGTGTTCCCCAATGCATTTATCTTCCTGGAGGTGTATGGACTTGTTTTACCTGCTATTCTGGCCATCGCCGCCATGACCGGCCATGTTTTGTGGATCACCCGAGGCCAGCTGAAGGACATATGCCGCCTCCATCGTTCGGTGGAGCGAGGAAGTCAGGCCTCTGACCAGGAGCAAAAGTTGAACCTGCGGTACACGCGCTGCGTGGTAGCAGTGTCGCTGACTTTTCTCGCCTGCTGGGTTCCCTACCTCATTTACATGCATGTCTCCATAGCACTGGTGGTCAGTGACTCCAAGCGGAGTTCTACCACTCACATTGTGCTGTCCTGCACTGGTATCGGAAGCATGGCTGTAGTGCCGATTGTGCTGGGCTTGGCCAACAGGCAATACACAGAACCTGCGTTAAAACTTCTCCAGAAACTCAGAGACAGGTGGAGGCCAAGGACACAGGCATCAGAGGAAGCCACAGTCTGA